The following coding sequences are from one Treponema bryantii window:
- a CDS encoding glycoside hydrolase family 30 protein, with protein sequence MKIEKLYETAKDTAERIWELTPEERLYEGGGWIPTTLTLKPEENFQKFYGFGGALTESSGYVLSRLPSQIRKQAIDAYYNPKCGNGYRYARIHMNSCDFSLENWACVPEKDETLKSFSMDRTDKYISPLAMEVQKAARNEGSDVQFLMSPWSPPLWMKDNGDMNHGGHLLDCYRELWAQYFVTFINKMAERDIKISFVTIQNEPAAVQTWDSCEYSATEEGEFAAKYLGPALEKAGLGDVKIYIWDHNRDLALERLEESLKVPGTEKYVAGLAFHWYSGDQYDNIKEIARRYPDIDLIFTEGCIEGGPRNGAWFTGERYAHNIINDLKSGCTKWIDWNIVLDMKGGPNHVGNYCDAPILADVADGTLHFQSSYYYIGHFSRFIKPGAVRLGSDFFSWMTPATVSGHLTDEAETVAFKNPDGTIILIVTNRTEADLAFEFKIETSDKTETAKLRDWEQARTEGSKNTDGLFLKCPPRAIQTWILK encoded by the coding sequence ATGAAAATAGAAAAGCTATACGAAACTGCAAAAGACACAGCGGAACGCATCTGGGAACTTACACCTGAAGAGCGACTTTACGAAGGTGGCGGCTGGATTCCAACCACACTCACCCTCAAGCCTGAAGAAAACTTTCAGAAGTTCTACGGCTTCGGCGGCGCATTAACAGAATCATCTGGTTATGTCCTTTCCCGCCTCCCATCACAGATTCGTAAGCAGGCAATAGATGCTTACTATAATCCAAAGTGTGGTAATGGTTATCGTTATGCACGCATCCACATGAACTCATGTGATTTCTCTCTTGAAAACTGGGCCTGTGTTCCCGAGAAAGATGAAACACTAAAGTCTTTTTCTATGGACCGCACCGATAAATATATTTCTCCATTGGCTATGGAAGTTCAGAAAGCTGCAAGAAACGAAGGAAGTGATGTCCAGTTTCTTATGAGTCCATGGTCTCCTCCATTATGGATGAAAGACAACGGTGATATGAACCACGGCGGACACCTCCTCGACTGCTACAGGGAATTATGGGCTCAGTATTTTGTGACCTTTATTAACAAGATGGCAGAACGTGATATCAAAATCAGTTTTGTCACAATACAGAATGAACCGGCTGCTGTTCAGACCTGGGATTCCTGCGAATACTCAGCGACAGAAGAGGGAGAATTTGCAGCAAAATATCTTGGTCCTGCACTCGAAAAAGCCGGCCTCGGTGATGTAAAAATTTACATCTGGGATCATAACCGCGATCTTGCACTTGAACGTCTTGAAGAATCCCTTAAGGTTCCTGGAACAGAAAAATATGTAGCAGGCCTTGCCTTTCACTGGTACTCAGGTGATCAGTATGACAATATCAAAGAAATCGCACGCCGCTATCCGGACATTGATCTGATTTTTACAGAGGGCTGTATTGAAGGCGGTCCACGTAACGGAGCCTGGTTTACAGGTGAACGTTACGCTCACAATATCATCAACGACCTTAAAAGCGGTTGTACAAAATGGATTGACTGGAACATCGTGCTTGATATGAAGGGCGGTCCAAATCATGTAGGAAATTATTGTGATGCTCCAATTCTTGCAGATGTTGCAGACGGAACACTTCATTTCCAAAGTTCATATTATTACATTGGACACTTCAGCAGATTTATCAAACCTGGAGCTGTAAGACTTGGTTCTGACTTTTTCTCATGGATGACTCCTGCAACAGTAAGTGGTCATCTTACAGACGAAGCCGAAACCGTTGCCTTCAAGAATCCTGATGGAACAATAATTCTGATTGTTACAAACCGTACCGAAGCAGATCTTGCTTTTGAATTTAAAATTGAGACCTCCGATAAAACTGAAACTGCAAAACTTCGTGACTGGGAACAGGCACGAACAGAAGGAAGTAAAAACACAGACGGACTTTTCCTTAAATGCCCGCCACGCGCAATACAAACTTGGATTTTAAAATAG
- a CDS encoding family 16 glycosylhydrolase codes for MKNFSRNIILGTITAALVATVIFMGCTEHKSKARVSKPETPAGWHLVWSDEFDGKQIDTTKWDFQIGTGSQYGLEGWGNNELQYYRKENAFVKNGNLVLEARKENYEGCAYTSARLRTVKDDGTELFTKTYGRIEARIKMPTGNGLWPAFWLLPATTDYGTWASSGEIDILEAKGRLPNRVYGTVHFGQAWPGNKYTSSMYKFPNNETIADYHVYSLEWEPGVLRWLVDGNKYFETSQWWSLGAGASEPYEYPAPFDKPFYILLNLALGGNYDGGVSPEDSNLPAQMLVDYVRVYEKNDPYATGVKRPTPQRDETNFKEFETADGHNFIFDSKLNHVVSETKNEGMSSNENMDVKTHDWYFLALSDFDGKAVSSKEDDGRRVKITNPGNQNYSVQLIQHLPVAKGYSYKIQFDAKASAPRKIAVKLGGDADNSWSVYSPEYYPELDTTVKHYSYFFTMENDTDATARLEFNLGLDSNDVWIGNVSVTQEEL; via the coding sequence ATGAAAAATTTTTCAAGAAACATTATTTTAGGAACCATTACGGCTGCTTTAGTAGCAACTGTAATTTTTATGGGATGCACAGAACACAAATCAAAGGCAAGAGTTTCAAAACCTGAAACACCTGCAGGCTGGCATCTTGTATGGAGCGATGAGTTCGACGGCAAGCAGATTGATACAACTAAATGGGATTTCCAGATTGGAACCGGAAGTCAATATGGACTCGAAGGCTGGGGAAATAATGAACTTCAATATTACCGCAAGGAAAACGCTTTTGTAAAAAACGGAAATCTTGTTCTTGAAGCCCGCAAAGAAAATTATGAAGGCTGTGCTTATACTTCTGCACGACTTCGCACAGTAAAGGATGATGGAACAGAGCTTTTTACAAAGACCTATGGCCGAATTGAAGCACGAATCAAAATGCCGACAGGAAATGGTTTGTGGCCTGCTTTCTGGCTTCTTCCTGCAACAACAGATTATGGCACCTGGGCATCGTCTGGAGAGATTGATATTCTTGAAGCAAAAGGACGTCTTCCAAACCGTGTTTACGGAACAGTTCATTTTGGACAGGCTTGGCCGGGAAATAAATATACAAGCTCAATGTACAAATTCCCGAACAACGAAACAATTGCAGACTATCATGTTTACTCCCTTGAATGGGAACCAGGTGTTCTTCGCTGGCTTGTAGATGGAAATAAATATTTTGAAACTTCACAGTGGTGGTCTCTCGGAGCTGGAGCTTCTGAACCTTATGAATACCCTGCCCCATTTGATAAACCGTTCTACATTCTTTTGAACCTTGCCCTCGGTGGAAATTACGATGGCGGAGTTTCACCAGAAGATTCAAACCTTCCAGCTCAGATGCTCGTAGATTATGTTCGTGTTTATGAAAAAAATGATCCTTATGCTACAGGTGTAAAGCGACCAACACCACAGCGTGACGAAACAAATTTTAAGGAATTTGAAACAGCAGATGGCCATAACTTTATTTTTGATTCAAAACTTAATCATGTTGTTTCTGAAACTAAAAATGAAGGAATGTCTTCAAACGAAAACATGGATGTAAAAACTCACGACTGGTATTTTCTCGCTCTTTCAGATTTTGACGGAAAAGCTGTTTCATCAAAAGAAGATGACGGCCGTCGTGTGAAAATCACAAATCCTGGAAATCAGAATTACTCAGTTCAGCTGATTCAGCATCTTCCAGTTGCAAAAGGCTACTCTTATAAAATTCAGTTTGATGCAAAGGCAAGCGCTCCACGTAAAATTGCAGTTAAGCTTGGTGGTGATGCCGATAACAGCTGGTCTGTATATTCTCCTGAATATTATCCTGAGCTCGACACAACTGTAAAACACTACTCATATTTTTTCACAATGGAAAATGACACAGATGCTACAGCCCGTCTTGAGTTCAACCTTGGACTGGACTCGAACGATGTCTGGATTGGAAATGTCAGTGTAACTCAGGAAGAACTGTAA
- a CDS encoding EAL domain-containing protein, translating into MWNYNLVIPELVIITTFLIFYFTQPRLPIRLHKSFLFILIIDTLTIFFDVGCAATLEYLDNIPLRILRISNVIYFLLFVQRMMCFTIFTNIILSKDIRFSKRRIITYLLPFIAINIIILSNLFVDTIFCISDKGEYSKGRLYNLIYICAFYYIAVCIFLTILNRKKRTRGEFIPVIAYNLVLMTGYIMRIIYPTYLLMNFFTLISIIIIYLSFENPTLFKEEKSGSFNKKALMFMLREINPEWHPLILGFTIHNYSDLREIYSYTQTDKGLSLIGMYLKQTFPKLLPFYLHDGRFVLIGKNLEDAELIRTYISQRFEAPWKTDDDIDMFLEVCFTQVKPEILSSDRGVLFTAILTTLAELDPDTQNHKYIDSNDINRIRTNMQIKKSVELSVEQNSIELFLQPVIDAKTRKLIGAESLARIRDTNNEYIPPPLFIPIAEKNGRINDLGEQMFEKTCKFIKEYDIEAMGLSWINVNLSPIQFLRRDLDRRFTAILQKYDISPEKIHLEITEESMIDFDLLQNQMLKMKESGFRFVLDDYGRGYSNVARMKKCPFINVKLDMEFVWDYFKEKDQILPTLVQTIKQMGFTVTAEGIENQELADTMRDIGCDYLQGFCFSKPLSASEFATKYTP; encoded by the coding sequence ATGTGGAACTACAACTTAGTAATTCCTGAACTAGTTATAATTACAACATTTCTCATTTTTTATTTTACGCAACCACGTCTGCCTATCAGGCTTCATAAATCTTTTCTTTTTATCCTTATTATTGATACATTAACAATTTTTTTTGATGTTGGTTGTGCAGCAACTCTTGAATATCTGGATAACATTCCTCTTCGTATTCTTCGAATTTCTAATGTAATTTATTTTCTGCTTTTTGTTCAGCGCATGATGTGTTTTACAATATTCACTAATATTATCCTTTCAAAAGATATTCGTTTCAGTAAACGCCGTATAATTACATATCTGCTTCCATTTATTGCAATCAACATAATAATTCTTTCTAATCTTTTTGTTGATACAATTTTCTGCATTTCTGATAAGGGTGAATACAGTAAGGGCCGTCTTTATAATCTGATTTACATCTGTGCTTTTTACTATATTGCAGTATGTATTTTTCTTACAATTCTCAACCGTAAAAAACGGACACGCGGAGAATTCATTCCTGTCATTGCTTATAACCTTGTATTGATGACTGGATATATTATGAGAATTATTTATCCGACTTATCTCTTAATGAATTTCTTTACCCTGATTTCAATAATTATAATTTATCTTTCTTTTGAAAATCCTACACTTTTTAAAGAAGAGAAAAGTGGTTCTTTTAATAAAAAAGCACTTATGTTTATGCTGAGGGAAATTAACCCAGAATGGCATCCTTTAATTCTTGGCTTTACAATTCACAATTACTCTGACCTTCGAGAGATTTACAGTTATACACAAACTGATAAAGGGCTTTCTCTAATCGGAATGTACCTTAAGCAGACCTTCCCGAAACTTCTTCCATTTTACCTTCATGATGGACGTTTTGTTTTGATTGGAAAAAATCTTGAAGATGCCGAGCTGATTCGTACTTATATTTCACAGCGTTTTGAAGCTCCATGGAAAACGGATGATGATATTGATATGTTTCTGGAAGTCTGTTTTACACAGGTAAAACCAGAAATTCTTTCCTCTGACAGAGGAGTGCTTTTTACTGCAATTCTTACTACTCTGGCAGAACTTGATCCAGATACACAGAATCACAAATATATTGATTCAAATGACATCAACAGAATCAGAACGAACATGCAGATTAAAAAGTCTGTAGAATTAAGCGTAGAACAGAACTCCATTGAACTTTTTCTGCAGCCAGTTATTGATGCAAAAACCCGTAAACTCATTGGAGCTGAATCTCTTGCTCGAATTCGAGACACAAATAATGAATATATTCCTCCGCCACTCTTTATTCCGATTGCCGAAAAGAACGGCCGCATCAATGATCTTGGAGAACAGATGTTTGAAAAGACCTGCAAGTTTATAAAAGAATATGACATTGAAGCAATGGGTCTTTCGTGGATAAATGTTAACCTTTCTCCAATTCAGTTTTTAAGACGAGACCTTGATAGAAGATTCACCGCCATCCTTCAGAAATACGATATCTCTCCGGAAAAAATCCATCTGGAAATTACAGAAGAGTCTATGATAGATTTTGATCTTCTGCAGAATCAGATGCTTAAAATGAAGGAATCGGGATTCCGCTTTGTACTTGATGATTACGGCCGTGGCTATTCTAATGTTGCACGAATGAAGAAGTGTCCGTTCATCAACGTAAAACTTGATATGGAATTTGTCTGGGATTATTTTAAGGAAAAAGATCAGATTCTTCCAACACTGGTTCAGACCATCAAGCAGATGGGCTTTACTGTTACAGCTGAAGGAATTGAAAACCAGGAGCTTGCCGACACCATGAGAGACATCGGCTGTGATTACCTCCAGGGGTTCTGTTTTTCTAAACCGCTTTCTGCAAGCGAGTTTGCTACAAAGTATACCCCATAG